DNA from Luteolibacter yonseiensis:
GGTTACTCCGGAGCGGGAGGGATAGGAAACCTGAACATCCATACCACCGGCACGCTTTCGGTCGGCAATCAGTTGGTGGTCGGCAACCCCGGAAGCACGGGTACCGTGAAAATGGACTCGGGAACCCTGTCCGTAGTGAACGCCCTCGAGATCGGCAACGGAGCCGGTTCGACAGGAACCTTCAGCATGTCCGGCGGCACGGTGACGAAATCCGGCGCGGGCAGCGCGGTTACGGTCGGGGGCGGCCTGACGGACGACGGCGGAACAGGAACCGCGAATCTCAACGGCGGAACCTTCACGACGGCGGGCACGTTCCGCGTGGGGCAGAACAGCGGAACGACCATTCCCCACTCCTCCGGCATCCTCAATCTCGCCGGCACGGCGCTCACGGTGAACGGTGAGTTCTGGATCGGAAACAACACCGGTGCCAGCGGCGTGATGAATTTCACCAGTGGGACGCTCACCACGAACAACTGGACGAGCATCGGGCGCAAGGACGACACGAATGCCGGAACCGGAGCCACGGGCACCGTGACCATGTCCGGTGGAACATGGATCAAGAACGGAGAAACCAATTTCATCGTGGGCGATACGGGCACCGGGACTATGGTCATGACCGGAGGACTGGTCATCGTGAACCCCCACACCACACCGGACCGCGGGATCACCTGGATCGGCAACCGGAACGCCGCAACCGGCACCTTGACCATTTCCGATACCGCCGAATTCCGCAGCCCGCGGATCGTCCTCGGCTCCCAACCGGAGACCACAGGCACGCTGAATCTGAACGGCGGCACCGTGAAGACCAAAGGCATTTACGGCGGTGTGGGCACGAGCAACGTCCATTTCAAGGGCGGAAAGATCATCGCCACCGACAACAGCGAGGACTTCATCAACCTGCTGACCGTGGCCACTTTCGAAACCGGCGGACTGGTGGTGGACACCGCGGGATTCAATGTGACCTCGGCGCAGACGTTCGATGGGGTGGGGGGAGTCACCAAATCGGGCGCGGGATCCCTCTCCCTGACGAGTTCCAATTCCTACACCGGCAACCACACCATCAACGAGGGAAAATTGTTCGTGTCCACGGACCATGGGGGGAATGGAAGTTTCACGGTGGCGAATGGAGCGGGCATGGGCGTCATTCAATATTTCGACACCGGAACCTTGAACGCTCCGAATGTCACCTTTGGCACCACAGGGGGCTCCTCGATCGACTTCAAGCTCAGTGATTCCGCCTCCAACCCGACGGATGCGCCGCTTCATGTCTCAAACACGCTCCGATTGAACGGAACGGTCACCGTCAACATTTCCGACACCGTGCCATCGACCGGAACCTTTCCCCTGATCACCTACAGCGCGAAAACCGGTGCGGGGACTTTTGCCCTCGGCAGCCTGCCGCTGGGCGTGCGCGCCACGCTCAACGACAATGGAACCGGCACGGTGTCGCTCACCATCTCGGAAATCACCTTCCCTGTGTGGAATGGCAATCTCAGCGCCAACTGGGAGACCGCCACTCAAAACTGGAAGGAGCTGACCACGTCCGACCCGATCAAATACACGGACCAGGGACCCGCCATCTTCGACGACAGCGCCGCAGGCTCCACTTCCGTGATCCTGAGCACCACCGTCACCCCGAGCGACGTGAAGTTCAACAATGATACGAAGCCCTACACCTTGACCGGCTCCGGAAAAATCAGCGGTTCCGCAAGTTTGACCAAGATGGCGGCCGGCACTTTGGAGATCGGCACGGTGAATGAATATACCGGAGTGACCACGCTGGGAGGCGGCACTACTTCGGTGAATTCGATTACCAATGGAGGAGTCGCCAGTCCGCTGGGCAAGGCTTCCGCAGCCGCAGGGAATCTGGTGATCAACGGCGGCATCCTGAGCTACACCGGAACAACCGCGGCAAGCGACCGCGGCTTCACGAATGCCGGGCCGGAGGGCGGCATTTCCGTTCCCACCGGTGTCAATCTGACGCTTTCCGGCGCGGTGGCGACCACCACCGGCGGCAGTTTCGACAAGCGGGGAGATGGCACCCTCACGCTGACGAATCCCACCGTATCACTTGGAGAGCCCGGCCAAACAAACGAGATCCTCGCGGGGACGCTGGCCTTGGCGGGACCGGGCCAGACGGCTTCCATCGGAGGGGATCTCTTCGTCGGCTCTGTTCCGAATGTTCCCGGGCATCTGTCCGTCCAGAACAGCAACCTGACGGTGACCGGAGTCATCGCGGTCGGCCGTGGCAACGGGGATACAGGAACGGTGAGCACGGTCACGGCCACGAATTCGGTGGTCGTGGCGGGCAGCCTGAGTGCCGGATTCGACAATGGTCTTCCCACCAACGACAGCGATCAAACCCTGACGCTGAACAACACCAACTGGACCACCAACGGGACCACCTTGATCGGGGAACGCCAGAACTCGAAGACCAACATGGTACTGGCCGGAAACTCGGTTTATACCGCGAAATCGAACATCCAGATGGCGTTGAACACCACCGGCGAGGCGAACATCACCATCCAGGACACCGCCAGCCTGACGCATAGCGGCGGGTGGTTCTCCGTCGGAAATGACGGACTCGGAACCATCACGGTCAAGAACAACGGCAGCCTCTCCACGGTGAACGCCGACTTCAACGTGAGCGACGTCGGCACTTCCACCGGAGTCCTGAACATCCAGGACAACGGCAACGTCTCCGCGACCGGGACGGTTTTCGTCGGGAAAAATTCGGGAACCACCGGAACGGTGAACATTACCGGGGGAACCTTCACCTCCGCCACTTGGGTCACCATCGGGCGGAGGGCGGGAGCGATAGGAAATTTCAACATCAGCGGTGGCACGGTCAACCAGACGAACGACACGGGATTCATCGTCGGGGAAAACGGCACCGGGAACCTGACGATAACGGGAGGCACCCTGAACATCAACGGAGGCGGTCTCTATCTCAGTGCGGAAGGAGCGGGGACGAGTGTCTCGAAGGCCTTCCTGAACGGTGGAACCATCATCGCCAAACGGGTGGTGCAACGCGACTTCAATAACTTGAATTACACCGAGTTCCGTTTCAACGGAGGTGTCCTGCGTGCCCAGACCGGAGCGAACTCCAACTTCATGGCTGATCACGACCTGGTATCCGTGGACGCCGGAGGGGCCTTCATCGACAGCAACAACCAAGGCATCACCATTGCCCAGGTGCTGGTTGGCGAAGGCAGCCTGACCAAGCAAGGCACCGGTGTGTTGACCCTGTCGGGAACGAACACCTATGCCGGAAACACCACGGTCAGCGCGGGAACCCTTACGCTTACCAAGGCCTACCTGTCCAACAGCGGCACTGTCAACATCGCTGCGGGAGCGGTGCTGAACCTCACGCACGGATTGGTTGACCAGGTGGCGGGGCTGACCATCGGTGGGACCCCTCTTGCGGCGGGAACATACGACTCCGGCACTCATCCCGGTGTGATCACCGGCACAGGAAAACTCCTGGTTAGCGGATCGACCGCATCGGCCTACGACAGTTGGATTGCCGGTTATCCTTCCATTCCCTTGGCGGATCGCGATCCCGGTGACGATCCGGACCGCGATGGAAGCTCGAACATCCTCGAGTTCGCCCTGGGAGGAGTACCCAACAGCGGCAGCCAGAGACCACAGGTCTACCACATCGAGGCGGACGGCAGTGTGGATGTCGGAACCAACAAGGAACTGTTGATGACGATCGCCGTCCGCAGCGCGACCCCGGCGTTTTCCTCCTCGACTTCTCCGACCGCGACGAAGGATGGCGTCACTTACACGATCCAAGGAAGCACCGATCTGGCGGGATTTGGAATCGGGGTTACTCCCGTAAATGTCGTCGCTCCGGCGGGCAATCTGATTCCGCCCCTCGGATACGAATACAGAACTTTCAGTCTCAATGGCTCGGACAGCCTGCCGAACAAGGGCTTCCTCCGGGTCAAGGTAGAGTGACCGCTCGTTGAAAATCAGCGGGAAACTTTCCAAATCCGGACAACTTGTCCGGGTTTGGAAATTTGCGTACACGGAGGACTCCCCCCGATTGAGGGGGGTTGCGTGGAGGATGGGCCGCAATTACTTAAAGCGCTTCAGATTTTTCGCTCCCCGCGCCCTATGAAAGGGCGGAGAGTGTGATAGTCTGAAAAGCCATATAAATCCATAACCCAACGATCCCTTGGGATCGGCCTCAACCCTTGTCTTATGCCAACAAACCATCGCGGCGCATGCCGGGAAGGAGACTTCCCATGGGGGAAATCCTTCAGGGAGATCCGCGCGAGCGTTTCTCTCCGATTTTTCGGCCGCAGGTGACATCCGCGTAGAAGTCGAACCCAATGGCGTTGATGGATCTACCATACAACCCAGCAGATAATATACCCATTATTCCAAACCCGTTATGAAACCAAAATTCCTCACGCCGAAACTCCGGTCCCACCTGCTCGGAGCTTCGTTGGTGACCGCCGTCACCATCTGCTTCTCCTCGTCCGCCTTCGCGGTGGACAATTTCTGGACCGGCAACACCAGCACCGACTGGAACACGGCCTCCAACTGGAGCCTCAACCGCGTGCCCGCCAATCCGAATGGCGAGACCTCCGGAGACCCCTTTGATGACGCAGTGGTGAATGTGGCGTCTCCGGTGGCGAAAATCACCGCCACCGTCCCCATTCCACGGGACTTCCGGGTCGGACAGGGCGAGGGAACGAACGGTCGGGTGGATCACTCGGCGGGCAGCGCTTCGACCGGCGGCGGAAACTGGGCGTTCATCGGCCGCCAGGGAGGTACCGGTGTTTACAACCTTGCGAACACCTCGGCTTCCGGCGGAGCCTTCACCGGGTTCGGCACGGGTTCCGGCAGTTTCACCTGCAACGGCTCGCGGTTGTATGTGGGCGGAGCGAACGGTGAAACCCCTACCAACGGGAACGGCACTTTCAATGTGAACACCACCGGAACCCTCGCGATCGGTAGCGACCTCGCGATCGGTTC
Protein-coding regions in this window:
- a CDS encoding beta strand repeat-containing protein, with amino-acid sequence MKTPIFRSRTAFSSTIFYHARAFGVAGFAAILSTNTVLAAAWNGSVSTDWNTFANWSGGAGSGASVTINSIPANVATISANITPTPTTIAIGVNTAARVDHVAGTANVAAPGDINMGRLTGASGTYNLANTAGTGGTLTGFGQGSGTLGVVNNIILGGYSGAGGIGNLNIHTTGTLSVGNQLVVGNPGSTGTVKMDSGTLSVVNALEIGNGAGSTGTFSMSGGTVTKSGAGSAVTVGGGLTDDGGTGTANLNGGTFTTAGTFRVGQNSGTTIPHSSGILNLAGTALTVNGEFWIGNNTGASGVMNFTSGTLTTNNWTSIGRKDDTNAGTGATGTVTMSGGTWIKNGETNFIVGDTGTGTMVMTGGLVIVNPHTTPDRGITWIGNRNAATGTLTISDTAEFRSPRIVLGSQPETTGTLNLNGGTVKTKGIYGGVGTSNVHFKGGKIIATDNSEDFINLLTVATFETGGLVVDTAGFNVTSAQTFDGVGGVTKSGAGSLSLTSSNSYTGNHTINEGKLFVSTDHGGNGSFTVANGAGMGVIQYFDTGTLNAPNVTFGTTGGSSIDFKLSDSASNPTDAPLHVSNTLRLNGTVTVNISDTVPSTGTFPLITYSAKTGAGTFALGSLPLGVRATLNDNGTGTVSLTISEITFPVWNGNLSANWETATQNWKELTTSDPIKYTDQGPAIFDDSAAGSTSVILSTTVTPSDVKFNNDTKPYTLTGSGKISGSASLTKMAAGTLEIGTVNEYTGVTTLGGGTTSVNSITNGGVASPLGKASAAAGNLVINGGILSYTGTTAASDRGFTNAGPEGGISVPTGVNLTLSGAVATTTGGSFDKRGDGTLTLTNPTVSLGEPGQTNEILAGTLALAGPGQTASIGGDLFVGSVPNVPGHLSVQNSNLTVTGVIAVGRGNGDTGTVSTVTATNSVVVAGSLSAGFDNGLPTNDSDQTLTLNNTNWTTNGTTLIGERQNSKTNMVLAGNSVYTAKSNIQMALNTTGEANITIQDTASLTHSGGWFSVGNDGLGTITVKNNGSLSTVNADFNVSDVGTSTGVLNIQDNGNVSATGTVFVGKNSGTTGTVNITGGTFTSATWVTIGRRAGAIGNFNISGGTVNQTNDTGFIVGENGTGNLTITGGTLNINGGGLYLSAEGAGTSVSKAFLNGGTIIAKRVVQRDFNNLNYTEFRFNGGVLRAQTGANSNFMADHDLVSVDAGGAFIDSNNQGITIAQVLVGEGSLTKQGTGVLTLSGTNTYAGNTTVSAGTLTLTKAYLSNSGTVNIAAGAVLNLTHGLVDQVAGLTIGGTPLAAGTYDSGTHPGVITGTGKLLVSGSTASAYDSWIAGYPSIPLADRDPGDDPDRDGSSNILEFALGGVPNSGSQRPQVYHIEADGSVDVGTNKELLMTIAVRSATPAFSSSTSPTATKDGVTYTIQGSTDLAGFGIGVTPVNVVAPAGNLIPPLGYEYRTFSLNGSDSLPNKGFLRVKVE